From a region of the Triticum aestivum cultivar Chinese Spring chromosome 7D, IWGSC CS RefSeq v2.1, whole genome shotgun sequence genome:
- the LOC123170250 gene encoding uncharacterized protein, producing the protein MASLASAACVCKRWGRVASDPAVFRRFGSLRRPPLVGVLVTDRGREKFPLYYHDTCFIKAPSRNNPELASAAANGDFYFMHHPDVDDDDEWRLRGCDGGFLLFSLGRYSTDLAVYDPLDRTAVFFKPPHDFRPFRYAIVADEADASFQVIAIQPDPWGDDASVVFSSRTRSWVENGSVRYRFAWPYTDGIAAGRFAYWRSNTKKDCYCEPKEEILVVDTKTMVWSYMTAPVPVGESYCVAHMPEHGGLCIVSSKEQRVLLWVSDANGGWVVKKEVSLLNHFPYLKKLRRDQWMKRVRILAMRAGYVYMEFWSIRKTDSYLLVLNLNTVKLEIFLNNGLNNEDRPYRGPAFPFFLRMAPLPAADDDKKLQDA; encoded by the coding sequence ATGGCGTCGCTCGCCAGCGCCGCCTGCGTCTGCAAGCGCTGGGGCCGCGTGGCCTCCGACCCCGCCGTCTTCCGCCGCTTCGGCTCCCTCCGCAGGCCCCCGCTCGTCGGCGTCCTCGTCACCGACCGTGGCCGCGAGAAGTTTCCCCTTTACTACCATGATACCTGCTTCATCAAGGCGCCCTCTCGCAACAACCCCGAGCTGGCCTCCGCCGCGGCGAACGGCGACTTCTACTTCATGCACCACCCCGacgtcgacgacgacgacgagtgGCGCCTCCGTGGCTGCGACGGcggcttcctcctcttctccctcggcCGCTACAGCACGGACCTCGCCGTGTACGACCCTCTCGACCGGACCGCCGTCTTCTTCAAGCCGCCCCACGACTTCCGCCCGTTCCGCTACGCCATCGTCGCCGACGAGGCCGACGCCTCGTTCCAGGTCATCGCCATACAGCCCGACCCCTGGGGCGACGATGCCTCGGTCGTCTTCTCCTCCCGCACGCGCAGCTGGGTGGAGAACGGCTCGGTGCGCTACAGATTTGCCTGGCCCTACACCGACGGCATTGCCGCCGGGCGGTTTGCCTACTGGCGGTCCAACACCAAGAAGGATTGTTATTGTGAACCGAAGGAGGAGATATTGGTGGTTGACACGAAGACCATGGTGTGGTCGTACATGACCGCGCCGGTGCCGGTCGGCGAATCGTACTGCGTGGCGCACATGCCGGAGCACGGCGGGCTGTGCATCGTGTCCAGCAAAGAGCAACGCGTGCTGCTCTGGGTCAGTGACGCCAATGGTGGATGGGTGGTCAAGAAGGAGGTCTCGCTGCTGAATCACTTTCCCTACTTGAAGAAGCTTCGTCGTGACCAGTGGATGAAGAGGGTGCGCATCCTGGCGATGAGGGCCGGCTATGTTTACATGGAGTTCTGGTCCATAAGGAAGACCGACTCCTATCTTCTTGTGCTCAACCTCAACACCGTCAAGCTGGAAATTTTTCTGAACAATGGGCTCAACAATGAGGATAGGCCTTACAGAGGCCCTGCTTTTCCGTTCTTTTTGCGGATGGCACCTCTGCCTGCCGCAGATGATGACAAGAAGCTTCAAGATGCTTGA